The nucleotide sequence TTTTATTGTCTGTTTTCTATGTATATTCACGTTTCGCGTGAGATGGTAGTCACCTAACGCGGTGTGCAAGTAAATATATCACAACTAAGCAATTTATTATATGACACCTAAGTTAATTATTGGAGTTTATAGTTTGTATAACATTATATGGCTTATATAACATACACTTTTAAACAAAAGTGTAGCCACAATTGACACTGTAGATAATGGCAAAACAAGTTATTTAGTATCACACCCACCTGAAAGGTGGGGTCACAGGCCTTGCAGGTTCATCAATACAAACTACTTTGCATCACACCCACCTCGTATAATAAAGTAGTAGTTAATATTGTTCGATTTTAAGGGCATGTGCTATAATGTTATTAGATACTGTGGATTAGTTACACCCACCTACCACTTGATGGTTTCTTGAAGGCTCTAACCACAGTCTCTTTATACATTTGTTAATTAGTTAGATACCGCACGACGGTTTATTTAGAACGAGGTTACAATCGTAAAGAGTATCTGTGGTCTAAAAACAGTATCAAATATTTTTCAAAGGAGTTTTTAGTATGATTTTTGTTGGTATCGATGTTGCAAAGGACAAGCACGACTGCTTCATTTGCAATTCTGACGGCGAGGTTTTATTTAATGCTTTTACTATTCAGAACACTATAGAAGGTTTTAATTCTCTTTATCAAAGAATTGAATCTGTTTCAAAAGATTTTAACAAAGTAAAAGTAGGGCTTGAAGCTACAGGACATTACTCATACAATCTTTTGGGTTATCTTCTTGATAAAGGTTTGACTACCTTTGTTATCAATCCATTAAATACCAATCTCTTCAGAAAGTCTCTCAGCCTCAGAAAGACTAAAACGGATAAAATTGATGCCCATACAATCGCTATGATGTTAATGTCTAATGTAGACTTAAAGTCCTACTCAGATATATTATATCACAACGAAGAATTAAAGTCACTAACCAGATACAGATTTTATAAAGTTTCTGAAAGAGCAAAACTCAAAACCACTGTTTCCCGGCTTGTGAACATACTTTTCCCGGAACTTGAAAAACTTGTTCCTTCGCTGCATATAAAATCTGTCTATACTATGCTTTCAGAGTTCCCGTCAGCCCATCATATTGCAGAAGCCCACTTAACGAAGCTTACAAACCTGCTGCATACTGCATCTAGAGGCAGATATGGCAAAGATACTGCAATTGGTTTTAGGGAAGCCGCAAAAAACTCAATCGGTTCAGACATGCCAGCAAAATCTCTTGAGCTAAAGC is from Monoglobus pectinilyticus and encodes:
- a CDS encoding IS110 family RNA-guided transposase yields the protein MIFVGIDVAKDKHDCFICNSDGEVLFNAFTIQNTIEGFNSLYQRIESVSKDFNKVKVGLEATGHYSYNLLGYLLDKGLTTFVINPLNTNLFRKSLSLRKTKTDKIDAHTIAMMLMSNVDLKSYSDILYHNEELKSLTRYRFYKVSERAKLKTTVSRLVNILFPELEKLVPSLHIKSVYTMLSEFPSAHHIAEAHLTKLTNLLHTASRGRYGKDTAIGFREAAKNSIGSDMPAKSLELKHTIKLIQELTAEIEEIEAEIKHIMDNINTPILSIPGISYTMGAMIVAEIGDFSKFSSPDKILAYSGMSPSTYQSGQITNSYSHMEKRGSRYLRYALYNAAKYVCHWDETFKNYLAKKRTEGKHYNVAISHAVKKLVRVIYHLQKTGQSYQAV